A single window of Pectobacterium parmentieri DNA harbors:
- a CDS encoding MFS transporter, producing MDESMYRQHTRSVVHLALLINMLSLGSLVMLVDLSFISVLSMDAKNIGYISGGSTFASAIVGFLTAPYLDRFNRKHALLVLLMSCFGLTVTCMFATNQTHLLLLLILAAMLLTIRLIPQLSERSRKIAARQWRRVAQPTHMQLEV from the coding sequence ATGGATGAAAGCATGTATCGCCAGCACACTCGTTCCGTTGTGCATCTGGCGTTACTCATCAACATGCTTTCCCTCGGTAGCCTGGTGATGTTGGTAGACCTCAGCTTCATCAGTGTACTGTCCATGGATGCCAAGAACATCGGCTACATTAGCGGCGGTTCAACGTTTGCCTCAGCCATCGTCGGCTTCCTCACTGCGCCTTATCTGGACAGATTTAACCGTAAACATGCCCTGCTCGTCTTACTGATGTCGTGCTTTGGCCTGACAGTTACCTGCATGTTTGCCACTAACCAAACCCACCTTTTACTGCTGCTTATTCTGGCGGCGATGCTGCTGACCATACGCTTGATTCCACAGTTATCTGAACGCAGCCGAAAAATAGCAGCGCGCCAGTGGCGTCGAGTAGCGCAACCAACGCACATGCAACTTGAAGTATGA
- a CDS encoding TonB-dependent receptor domain-containing protein yields MQLKPESRVSHHHFPHSKVYHALLVTGLLALPALAQAENAADEKIVVTATQTKHTTLSAPASVSVITRTELEKMSVNNVSDAVKKLPGININPSSTYGRNEIKIRGMRADYTLLLVNGRRINSQESLATDMGNDFDLSSIPMSAIERIEVIRGPMSSLYGADALGGVVNVILRQPGENVAGEIGYNFQAPTEGSGGDNNRLNGYVSGPLIENTLLGSLIVDGGKRDAWRTEQSKNRNSDALEKRDNYSVLGNLTWLIDSQQSLDFDATYTKDDRFVDWNNFGTTAHNTQKIDRLSLGLTHNGSWDNFDTRLRYYYENIDLMDNSQLNESVADITQNNQTVDGQISGYLGDHLLTGGGEYRITSLEHSMNMKGGKVDVNQSALFLQDEFKIADLALTFGGRVDHHEVYGTEFSPRAYATYSLTDNWVIKGGVNKAFKAPTLAQFTKGYSKADCRIFCRRIGNPDLKAETSISYEIGTAYEAERFGAGVMLFNNDIKDMIQAEAWNGVRSTPPVNLTYYNVNKARIQGIETSFWIDLTEDLNWTTNWTIVDAEDRTTRKRLKQTPKNTLNTQLNWQALDNLSTYVSYQYTGNQYLRDKEVFRTRGFNTVDIGATYTPIKNVDLKLGVTNLTNEKRDYVATNNDYFLSGRTVYGGVSYKF; encoded by the coding sequence ATGCAGCTAAAACCAGAAAGTCGTGTTTCACATCATCATTTCCCACACAGCAAGGTGTATCACGCCCTGCTGGTGACCGGGTTACTGGCACTGCCTGCACTCGCACAGGCAGAAAACGCGGCAGATGAAAAAATCGTTGTGACCGCAACACAGACGAAGCACACCACGCTGAGCGCCCCCGCCAGCGTCTCTGTTATCACCCGCACCGAGCTGGAAAAGATGTCGGTGAATAACGTTTCCGACGCGGTGAAAAAGCTGCCGGGCATTAACATCAATCCGTCATCTACCTATGGCCGTAACGAAATTAAGATCCGCGGTATGCGGGCTGATTACACGCTGCTGCTGGTGAATGGTCGTCGTATCAACTCCCAAGAATCACTCGCGACCGATATGGGGAATGATTTCGATCTTAGCTCCATTCCGATGTCGGCGATTGAACGTATCGAAGTGATTCGCGGTCCGATGTCTTCGCTGTACGGTGCCGACGCACTAGGCGGTGTGGTAAACGTAATACTGCGCCAGCCGGGTGAGAACGTTGCCGGTGAGATCGGCTATAACTTTCAGGCACCAACCGAAGGGTCCGGCGGCGATAATAATCGTCTGAATGGCTACGTCAGCGGGCCATTAATAGAAAATACGTTGCTAGGTAGTTTGATTGTAGACGGCGGCAAACGTGACGCATGGCGTACCGAACAATCTAAGAATCGCAACTCAGATGCACTGGAAAAACGTGATAACTATAGCGTGCTGGGTAACCTGACGTGGTTGATCGATTCACAGCAGAGTTTGGATTTTGATGCAACGTATACCAAAGATGACCGCTTCGTCGACTGGAATAACTTTGGCACCACCGCCCATAATACACAAAAAATCGATCGCCTCAGTCTCGGACTCACACATAACGGTAGCTGGGATAATTTCGATACGCGGCTGCGCTACTACTACGAAAACATCGACTTAATGGACAACTCTCAGCTCAATGAAAGCGTAGCCGACATTACCCAGAATAATCAGACGGTTGATGGGCAGATTTCTGGCTATCTGGGAGACCATCTTCTGACCGGCGGCGGCGAATACCGCATAACGTCATTGGAACACAGCATGAACATGAAAGGCGGTAAAGTCGACGTCAATCAGAGCGCCCTTTTCCTGCAGGACGAGTTCAAGATTGCTGATTTAGCCCTCACCTTTGGTGGCCGCGTCGACCACCATGAAGTCTATGGAACAGAATTCAGTCCACGCGCCTACGCCACTTATAGTTTAACCGACAACTGGGTGATCAAAGGCGGTGTCAATAAGGCATTTAAAGCCCCAACGCTGGCTCAGTTCACCAAAGGCTATTCCAAAGCGGACTGCCGCATATTCTGCCGACGCATAGGCAATCCAGACCTCAAAGCAGAAACCTCTATCAGTTATGAAATCGGTACTGCCTATGAAGCTGAGCGCTTCGGCGCAGGCGTTATGCTATTTAATAACGATATCAAGGATATGATCCAAGCTGAAGCTTGGAATGGTGTCAGGTCTACTCCTCCAGTCAATCTTACTTATTACAACGTGAATAAAGCACGTATCCAGGGGATTGAAACCTCATTCTGGATCGATCTGACAGAGGATCTAAACTGGACCACCAACTGGACTATCGTCGATGCCGAAGACCGCACCACCAGAAAGCGTCTGAAACAAACGCCGAAAAATACGCTTAACACGCAGTTGAATTGGCAAGCGCTGGATAACCTTTCGACCTACGTATCCTATCAGTACACGGGAAACCAATATTTGCGTGATAAAGAAGTCTTTAGAACCAGAGGCTTCAACACGGTGGATATTGGTGCGACCTATACGCCGATTAAAAATGTGGATCTGAAACTGGGTGTCACGAACCTGACCAACGAAAAACGGGATTACGTCGCAACCAACAACGACTACTTCCTGTCTGGACGGACGGTGTACGGCGGCGTTAGCTATAAGTTCTGA
- a CDS encoding 4'-phosphopantetheinyl transferase family protein — protein sequence MLSAFIDDVEWITFPRATDGAAYPGITARCHFHSSAYDDALFAEANIPFSDALERAVPKRRAEFLAGRYLARHVLNKLDHPDFILHSGEDRSPQWPENIAGSLSHNKDSVLCAAHVRNGELSCVGVDIEGFISDERAQSLWPGIIGDEEFQWFLGREESFCCLLTVSFSAKESLFKALYPQVRHYFDFLDARLVALDITKREFELELLTDLTPAFYSGRRFKGAYLLREYDVTTFLCC from the coding sequence ATGCTTTCTGCTTTTATTGATGATGTTGAATGGATTACTTTTCCACGGGCAACGGACGGTGCCGCCTACCCAGGTATTACTGCTCGCTGCCATTTCCATTCTTCTGCCTATGATGATGCGCTTTTTGCTGAAGCGAACATTCCTTTTTCCGATGCGCTAGAGCGCGCCGTACCTAAACGACGTGCTGAATTTCTTGCTGGACGCTACCTTGCCAGACACGTATTGAACAAGCTGGATCACCCCGATTTTATTCTGCATAGCGGGGAGGATCGCTCGCCGCAGTGGCCGGAAAACATCGCCGGTTCGCTGAGTCATAATAAAGACAGCGTTCTTTGCGCTGCGCATGTGCGTAATGGTGAGCTGTCGTGCGTGGGGGTTGATATCGAAGGATTTATATCCGACGAACGTGCGCAGTCGCTGTGGCCCGGTATCATTGGTGACGAAGAGTTCCAGTGGTTTCTGGGGAGAGAGGAGTCGTTCTGCTGCCTGCTGACGGTAAGTTTCTCGGCGAAAGAGAGCCTGTTCAAGGCACTTTACCCGCAGGTTCGGCACTACTTCGATTTTCTGGATGCCAGACTGGTGGCGCTGGATATTACCAAACGCGAGTTTGAGCTGGAGTTGCTGACCGATCTGACGCCAGCGTTTTACTCTGGACGCCGCTTTAAAGGCGCGTACCTGTTGAGAGAGTACGATGTCACCACTTTTCTCTGTTGCTAA
- a CDS encoding NupC/NupG family nucleoside CNT transporter: protein MQLVMSLIGMIVLILCAVMLSNNRKAIRLRTVVGAFILQIGIGALVLYVPIGRKILEGLTGGVANVIAYGNQGVSFMFGGLVSDKMFEVFGGGGFVFALRVLPIIVFFSSLIAVLYYMGVMQLVIKVLGGGLQKLLGTSRTESLSATANIFVGQTEAPLVVRPYIANMTQSELFAVMCGGLASIAGAVMAGYAQMGVPLEYLIAASFMAAPGGLLFAKLMVPETEKTHDHDEMVGFVDEDDRPANVIDAAASGAASGMQLALNVGAMLLAFIALIAVLNGILGGIGGWFDYPQLSMELILGWCFAPVAFLLGIPWSEATVAGSFIGQKLIVNEFVAYMNFSEYLKADDVVQAAGLQVLSDHTKAVISFALCGFANLSSIAILIGGLGSMAPTRRQDIARFGLKAVAAGTLSNLMSACIAGFFLAL, encoded by the coding sequence ATGCAACTCGTTATGAGTCTCATCGGCATGATTGTTCTGATACTGTGCGCGGTTATGTTGTCCAATAACCGTAAAGCTATCAGATTACGCACCGTAGTTGGTGCTTTCATTCTTCAGATCGGTATCGGTGCATTGGTGCTGTATGTACCCATCGGGCGTAAGATTCTGGAGGGATTGACGGGGGGTGTAGCAAACGTTATCGCTTACGGAAATCAAGGCGTGTCGTTCATGTTTGGTGGTCTGGTTTCCGACAAAATGTTCGAGGTATTTGGTGGTGGTGGGTTTGTTTTTGCACTCCGCGTCTTGCCGATTATCGTCTTTTTCTCTTCCCTGATCGCCGTGTTGTACTATATGGGTGTTATGCAATTGGTCATCAAGGTACTTGGTGGCGGATTGCAGAAACTGCTGGGAACCTCTCGTACTGAATCGCTCTCTGCGACGGCCAATATCTTTGTCGGCCAAACGGAAGCCCCGCTGGTGGTGCGTCCGTATATTGCCAATATGACGCAATCAGAGCTGTTTGCTGTCATGTGTGGTGGGTTGGCATCAATTGCTGGTGCTGTGATGGCAGGCTATGCTCAGATGGGCGTGCCGTTGGAATACCTGATTGCTGCATCCTTCATGGCGGCACCGGGCGGGTTACTGTTTGCCAAACTGATGGTGCCTGAAACGGAAAAAACGCACGATCATGATGAAATGGTTGGCTTTGTTGATGAAGACGATCGCCCGGCTAACGTTATTGATGCCGCGGCAAGTGGTGCAGCTTCCGGTATGCAGTTGGCGCTGAATGTGGGCGCGATGCTGCTGGCATTTATCGCCTTGATCGCTGTGCTGAACGGCATTCTTGGCGGGATTGGTGGCTGGTTTGACTACCCGCAACTGTCAATGGAACTGATTTTGGGCTGGTGTTTTGCGCCCGTGGCGTTTCTGCTCGGTATTCCCTGGAGTGAAGCAACCGTTGCTGGTTCGTTCATTGGGCAAAAACTGATCGTCAACGAGTTCGTCGCTTACATGAATTTCAGCGAATATCTGAAAGCCGATGACGTCGTGCAGGCCGCTGGCTTGCAGGTTCTGTCGGATCATACCAAAGCGGTGATTTCGTTCGCACTGTGCGGCTTTGCTAACCTTTCGTCTATTGCTATTCTTATTGGAGGTTTGGGCAGTATGGCACCGACTCGGCGTCAGGATATTGCCCGCTTTGGTTTGAAAGCGGTTGCGGCAGGTACGCTTTCTAACCTGATGAGCGCCTGCATCGCAGGGTTCTTTTTGGCTCTGTAA
- a CDS encoding TatD family hydrolase: MPSERHRFIDTHCHFDFPLFYDDAPESLRLARDAGVERIIIPAVASQHFERVLTLAHTYSPLYAALGLHPLYIAEHQKNDLLRLEDELSQLPAKLVAIGEIGLDLYMPEPQLKRQLTFLEAQLRLAKKYDLPVILHSRRSHDRLAQLLRRLDVPRTGVVHGFAGSLAQAQAFIRLGYYIGVGGTITYDRANKTRQAIAQLPLERLLLETDAPDMPMSGYQGQPNRPERIPCAFQTLCELRTEPPEEIAEALWQNSLRLFERLTLA; encoded by the coding sequence GTGCCTTCTGAACGACACCGTTTTATCGATACCCACTGTCATTTCGATTTCCCCCTATTCTACGATGATGCACCAGAAAGTTTGCGTCTGGCACGAGACGCTGGGGTGGAACGCATCATTATCCCAGCCGTTGCTTCCCAGCACTTTGAGCGCGTGTTGACGCTTGCTCATACCTACTCTCCGCTTTACGCCGCGCTTGGCCTTCATCCACTTTATATCGCCGAGCATCAGAAGAACGACCTGCTCCGTCTGGAAGATGAACTCAGCCAATTGCCTGCAAAGCTGGTGGCGATAGGGGAGATTGGGCTGGATCTCTATATGCCGGAACCGCAGCTCAAGCGGCAGCTTACTTTCCTGGAGGCGCAGCTTCGGCTGGCGAAAAAATACGATCTTCCAGTGATCCTGCATTCGCGCCGCAGCCATGACAGACTGGCACAATTACTCCGGCGTCTTGACGTGCCACGCACTGGTGTGGTTCACGGTTTTGCTGGCAGTTTGGCACAGGCGCAGGCTTTTATCCGGCTGGGTTATTACATCGGTGTAGGGGGAACGATTACCTATGACCGAGCGAATAAAACCCGTCAGGCAATCGCGCAACTACCGTTAGAACGGCTGCTGCTGGAAACGGATGCACCCGATATGCCGATGAGTGGTTATCAGGGGCAGCCAAACCGACCTGAGCGTATTCCTTGTGCGTTTCAAACGCTGTGTGAGCTGCGCACTGAACCGCCCGAGGAGATTGCCGAGGCGCTCTGGCAGAATTCGCTCAGGCTATTTGAACGGCTCACCCTGGCATAG
- a CDS encoding CsbD family protein, translating into MNSDIVVGKWKQWKGSFLALWADWFDSDCAWLEGSNDYLSGVLQEGYGKAHEEVSSEKTTLH; encoded by the coding sequence ATGAATAGCGATATCGTTGTTGGCAAATGGAAACAGTGGAAAGGGAGCTTTCTGGCGCTGTGGGCCGATTGGTTTGACAGCGACTGTGCCTGGCTGGAAGGAAGTAACGATTACTTGTCCGGCGTTTTGCAAGAGGGTTACGGAAAAGCGCACGAAGAGGTATCCTCAGAGAAAACCACGTTACACTGA
- a CDS encoding DUF1328 domain-containing protein produces MFRWGIIFLVIALIAAALGFGGLAGTAAGAAKIVFVVGIILFLVSLFTGRKRP; encoded by the coding sequence ATGTTTCGTTGGGGCATTATATTCTTAGTTATCGCACTGATCGCGGCAGCACTGGGTTTTGGCGGGTTAGCCGGTACGGCAGCGGGTGCGGCGAAAATCGTCTTTGTTGTCGGTATTATTCTGTTTCTGGTTAGCTTGTTTACTGGTCGAAAACGGCCGTAG
- the osmY gene encoding molecular chaperone OsmY → MKKTTLTQSLIVVALGSILAGGAMAEETLGQKVDRIADTTGAKIDSSANKASGYMNDSAITAKVKSALLEDKSITSSDISVETSNGVVTLSGFVGSQALSTRAVEITTQIDGVQSVSDKLQVKDNPSQSVGAYADDAVVTSTIKAKLLADDIVPSRKVKVETQEGVVLLSGEVDNKAQSDRAESIAKAVEGVKSVKNDLTVK, encoded by the coding sequence ATGAAAAAAACCACATTGACACAATCGCTGATCGTCGTTGCCCTAGGTTCGATTCTGGCTGGCGGTGCTATGGCTGAAGAAACGTTAGGGCAGAAGGTAGATCGTATCGCGGATACAACGGGTGCAAAAATCGATAGTTCCGCGAATAAAGCGTCTGGTTACATGAACGACAGCGCTATTACGGCAAAAGTGAAGAGTGCATTGCTGGAAGACAAATCGATTACTAGCAGCGATATTTCAGTTGAAACGTCAAACGGTGTCGTCACGTTGAGCGGCTTTGTCGGCAGCCAGGCTCTCAGCACCCGAGCAGTGGAAATTACCACTCAGATTGATGGCGTCCAATCCGTTAGCGACAAACTGCAGGTTAAGGATAATCCATCACAATCGGTTGGTGCTTACGCTGATGATGCCGTGGTGACGAGCACGATTAAGGCTAAACTGTTGGCGGATGACATTGTTCCGTCTCGTAAAGTGAAAGTCGAAACTCAGGAAGGCGTTGTGCTACTGAGCGGTGAAGTGGACAACAAAGCGCAGTCCGATCGTGCTGAAAGTATTGCAAAAGCCGTTGAGGGCGTGAAAAGCGTCAAAAACGATCTGACAGTCAAATAA
- the prfC gene encoding peptide chain release factor 3 produces the protein MATQDFLNEINKRRTFAIISHPDAGKTTITEKVLLFGQAIQTAGTVKGRGSNQHAKSDWMEMEKQRGISITTSVMQFPYHECLINLLDTPGHEDFSEDTYRTLTAVDCCLMVIDAAKGVEDRTRKLMEVTRLRDTPILTFMNKLDRDIRDPMEVLDEVESELKIACAPITWPIGCGKLFKGVYHLYKDETYLYQTGKGHTIQEVRIVKGLNNPDLDTAVGEELAAQLREELELVQGASHEFELDAFLAGELTPVFFGTALGNFGVDHMLDGLIAWAPTPMLRKTDTREVTAAEEKFTGFVFKIQANMDPKHRDRVAFMRVVSGTYEKSMKLRQVRTGKDVVISDALTFMAGDRSHIEEAYPGDIIGLHNHGTIQIGDTFTQGEEMKFTGIPNFAPELFRRIRLRDPLKQKQLLKGLVQLSEEGAVQVFRPLTNNDLIVGAVGVLQFDVVVARLKTEYNVEAIYESVNVSTARWVECSDVKKFEEFKRKNELHLALDGGDNLAYIAPTMVNLNLTRERYPEVTFHQTREH, from the coding sequence ATGGCAACCCAAGATTTTCTTAATGAAATCAATAAGCGAAGAACGTTCGCTATCATTTCTCACCCCGATGCCGGTAAAACGACGATTACCGAAAAGGTCCTGCTGTTCGGACAGGCGATTCAGACTGCCGGTACGGTAAAAGGGCGTGGTTCCAATCAGCATGCGAAATCCGACTGGATGGAGATGGAAAAGCAGCGTGGTATCTCCATCACTACGTCTGTGATGCAGTTTCCCTATCACGAATGTCTGATTAACCTGCTGGATACCCCAGGGCACGAAGATTTCTCCGAAGATACCTACCGTACACTGACGGCGGTGGACTGCTGCCTGATGGTGATCGACGCGGCAAAAGGGGTCGAAGATCGTACTCGTAAACTGATGGAAGTCACTCGCCTGCGCGACACGCCGATTTTGACGTTCATGAACAAACTTGACCGTGACATCCGCGATCCGATGGAAGTGCTGGATGAAGTCGAAAGCGAGCTTAAAATTGCCTGTGCGCCGATCACCTGGCCGATTGGCTGTGGCAAATTGTTCAAAGGCGTATACCACCTTTATAAAGACGAAACCTACCTGTATCAGACCGGTAAAGGCCATACGATTCAGGAAGTGCGTATCGTTAAAGGGTTGAATAATCCGGATCTGGATACCGCTGTTGGTGAAGAATTGGCTGCACAACTGCGTGAAGAGCTGGAGTTGGTGCAAGGGGCCTCGCACGAGTTTGAGTTGGATGCGTTTCTGGCCGGTGAATTGACGCCAGTCTTCTTTGGTACGGCATTGGGTAACTTTGGCGTTGATCACATGCTTGACGGGTTGATCGCCTGGGCACCTACGCCGATGTTGCGTAAAACGGATACTCGTGAAGTCACGGCGGCGGAAGAGAAATTCACCGGCTTTGTGTTCAAGATCCAGGCCAATATGGATCCGAAACACCGTGACCGCGTGGCGTTTATGCGCGTCGTGTCTGGGACATATGAAAAAAGCATGAAGCTGCGTCAGGTTCGCACGGGCAAAGACGTGGTGATTTCCGACGCGCTGACCTTCATGGCAGGCGACCGTTCCCACATTGAAGAAGCCTACCCGGGCGATATCATCGGGTTACACAACCATGGCACGATCCAGATTGGTGATACGTTTACCCAGGGTGAAGAGATGAAATTCACCGGTATTCCCAACTTTGCGCCGGAACTGTTCCGTCGTATCCGCCTGCGCGATCCGCTCAAGCAGAAACAACTGCTGAAAGGGTTGGTGCAGTTGTCCGAGGAAGGTGCCGTACAGGTATTCCGTCCGTTGACCAACAACGACCTTATTGTCGGTGCTGTCGGGGTGCTGCAGTTTGATGTGGTGGTTGCCCGTCTGAAAACGGAATACAACGTTGAAGCGATTTACGAGTCCGTTAACGTTTCAACCGCGCGTTGGGTTGAGTGCAGCGACGTGAAGAAATTCGAAGAATTTAAGCGTAAGAACGAACTGCATCTGGCGCTGGATGGTGGCGATAACCTGGCCTATATCGCCCCGACGATGGTGAACCTGAACCTGACGCGGGAACGTTATCCTGAAGTCACGTTCCACCAAACGCGTGAACATTAA
- a CDS encoding helix-turn-helix domain-containing protein — protein MSYVTEQILESLREARARKGFSQRELSARSGVPQSHISKIESGGVDLRVSSLIALARVLDLELFVAPKKSVPAIKSIIRSSKGTQDEGEGMSLAYHLDGDNDD, from the coding sequence ATGAGCTATGTAACAGAGCAAATACTAGAAAGTCTTCGAGAAGCACGCGCACGTAAGGGGTTTAGCCAGAGAGAGCTAAGCGCCCGTTCGGGTGTACCTCAAAGCCATATCTCGAAAATCGAGTCTGGAGGCGTTGATCTAAGGGTTTCCAGCTTGATTGCACTCGCGCGTGTGCTTGACCTGGAGCTATTTGTCGCGCCTAAAAAGTCTGTGCCAGCGATAAAGTCGATCATTCGAAGTAGCAAAGGAACTCAGGATGAGGGGGAAGGGATGTCACTTGCATACCATTTAGATGGAGACAATGATGACTAA
- a CDS encoding YtjB family periplasmic protein, whose amino-acid sequence MVRARVKFRLHRTAIVLICLALLVVLMQGASYFSLSHQMARSEQVEDLSRTLSRQVAYSLSPLMSSVDDNGQKITTILKQLTDHSRILDAGVYQQDGSLVAHVGEQVQLRDRLALDGNRVGSYFNHQLVQPIEGKEGPIGFLRITLDTHVLATEARQVDNTTNILRLMILLSLAIGIILTRTLLQNRRTRWQQSPYLLTASTPVKEEEEESDMQPDGSPVVKKDGEEKSL is encoded by the coding sequence ATGGTTCGCGCCCGGGTGAAATTTCGTCTCCACCGCACGGCAATTGTGCTGATTTGCCTCGCCCTGCTGGTGGTATTAATGCAAGGTGCGTCCTATTTCAGTTTAAGCCACCAGATGGCACGCTCTGAACAGGTCGAAGATCTGTCGCGCACGCTGTCCAGACAGGTGGCTTACAGCCTTTCGCCGCTGATGAGCAGCGTGGATGATAATGGTCAAAAGATTACGACCATCCTCAAACAGCTCACCGATCATAGCCGTATTCTGGATGCTGGTGTGTATCAGCAGGATGGTTCGCTGGTGGCGCATGTGGGTGAACAGGTACAACTGCGAGACCGGTTGGCGCTGGACGGCAATCGGGTCGGCAGTTACTTTAACCATCAACTGGTGCAGCCCATTGAGGGAAAAGAAGGGCCTATCGGCTTCCTGCGCATCACGCTGGATACGCATGTGTTGGCAACCGAAGCCAGACAGGTGGATAACACCACCAATATTCTTCGTCTGATGATCTTACTGTCGCTGGCTATCGGCATCATTCTGACCCGAACGCTGTTGCAGAATCGTCGTACTCGCTGGCAACAGTCTCCTTACCTTCTTACTGCGAGCACGCCAGTGAAAGAAGAAGAGGAGGAGAGTGACATGCAACCGGATGGCAGCCCGGTAGTGAAAAAAGACGGAGAAGAGAAGAGCCTCTAA
- the serB gene encoding phosphoserine phosphatase — translation MSNSLTYCDLPDEINCWPGLPLSLSGDEVMPLDYRAGDTGWLIYSDVLDKNLISRYQRKLGSAMVIVSAWNVGDYQVVRLAGTLTPRATKLAHELGIDVAAMRNAPTLRSPGLLVMDMDSTAIQIECIDEIAKLAGTGELVAEVTERAMRGELDFAASLRQRVGTLKGADATILQTVRKTLPLMPGLTHMVSQLQEAGWHVAIASGGFTYFADYLRDELGLVAAVANELGMQDGKLTGEVIGTIVDAKYKATTLQQLAEKLEIPMHQTVAIGDGANDLPMIKTASLGIAYHAKPKVNEQSTVTIRHADLTGVLCILSGSMRHEKR, via the coding sequence ATGTCGAATAGTCTGACCTATTGTGATCTCCCAGATGAGATCAACTGTTGGCCGGGACTGCCATTATCACTGAGCGGTGACGAAGTGATGCCGCTTGACTACCGCGCTGGCGACACAGGCTGGCTGATTTATAGCGACGTCCTCGATAAAAACCTGATTTCCCGCTACCAGCGTAAGTTGGGGAGCGCCATGGTCATCGTGAGCGCCTGGAACGTCGGCGACTATCAGGTCGTCCGTTTGGCAGGCACATTGACACCACGCGCAACCAAGCTGGCTCACGAGTTGGGTATCGATGTCGCGGCCATGCGCAACGCACCGACGCTGCGGTCGCCGGGTTTACTGGTAATGGACATGGATTCCACCGCGATTCAGATCGAATGCATTGATGAAATCGCCAAGCTGGCAGGCACTGGTGAGCTGGTTGCTGAAGTCACCGAACGCGCGATGCGCGGCGAACTAGATTTCGCCGCCAGCCTACGTCAGCGCGTAGGGACATTAAAAGGTGCCGACGCCACTATTTTACAAACGGTACGCAAAACCCTGCCACTGATGCCGGGTCTAACTCATATGGTTAGCCAGCTTCAGGAAGCGGGTTGGCACGTTGCGATTGCATCGGGCGGGTTTACCTACTTTGCTGATTACTTGCGTGACGAGCTGGGTCTGGTCGCCGCCGTTGCCAACGAATTAGGCATGCAAGACGGCAAACTGACGGGTGAAGTCATCGGTACGATTGTCGATGCAAAATATAAAGCCACTACGCTGCAACAGTTGGCGGAAAAGCTAGAAATCCCAATGCATCAGACCGTTGCTATCGGTGACGGCGCGAACGATCTTCCGATGATCAAAACCGCCAGCTTAGGTATTGCCTATCACGCCAAACCCAAGGTTAATGAGCAGTCTACGGTAACGATCCGTCATGCCGATCTCACTGGCGTGCTCTGCATCCTCAGCGGCAGCATGAGACACGAAAAGCGTTAA